A single Oncorhynchus nerka isolate Pitt River linkage group LG10, Oner_Uvic_2.0, whole genome shotgun sequence DNA region contains:
- the LOC115135586 gene encoding proteasome subunit beta type-6-like isoform X2, with amino-acid sequence MLTYFAGCRCGRNTTIMAVEFDGGVVIGADSRTTTGAYIANRVTDKLTPIHDHIFCCRSGSAADTQAVADAVTYQLGFHSIELDEPPLVQTAANLFQQMCYRYREELMAGIIVAGWDKRRGGQVYTVPMGGMIVRQPVSVGGSGSSYIYGFMDSNYKPGMTKEECLHFCTQALALAMERDGSSGGVARLAAITEEGLERRVVLGHQLPKFSNT; translated from the exons ATGTTAACGTACTTTGCCGGTTGTCGGTGTGGTAGGAAT ACAACCATAATGGCAGTGGAGTTTGATGGAGGGGTTGTGATTGGTGCTGACTCCCGAACAACAACAGG CGCTTACATTGCCAATCGAGTTACTGACAAGTTGACTCCCATTCACGATCACATCTTCTGCTGCCGCTCTGGGTCTGCAGCTGACACACAGGCTGTTGCTGATGCAGTCACCTACCAGCTGGGCTTTCACAG TATTGAGCTGGATGAGCCTCCACTTGTGCAAACGGCAGCCAACCTCTTCCAGCAGATGTgctacagatacagagaggagctGATGGCTGGCATCATTGTGGCTGGCTGGGACAAAAGAAGGGGTGGACAG gTGTACACAGTCCCAATGGGAGGGATGATAGTGAGGCAACCAGTGTCAGTAGGGGGTTCTGGTAGCTCCTACATCTATGGCTTCATGGATTCTAACTACAAGCCTGGAATGACCAAGGAAGAGTGCCTTCACTTCTGTACCCAGG CCCTGGCGCTTGCCATGGAGCGGGATGGTTCTAGTGGAGGAGTGGCCCGTCTGGCAGCCATCACAGAGGAGGGCCTGGAGAGACGGGTTGTTTTGGGACACCAGCTGCCCAAATTCTCCAACACCTAG
- the LOC115135586 gene encoding proteasome subunit beta type-6-like isoform X3, whose product MFLLQIKKTTIMAVEFDGGVVIGADSRTTTGAYIANRVTDKLTPIHDHIFCCRSGSAADTQAVADAVTYQLGFHSIELDEPPLVQTAANLFQQMCYRYREELMAGIIVAGWDKRRGGQVYTVPMGGMIVRQPVSVGGSGSSYIYGFMDSNYKPGMTKEECLHFCTQALALAMERDGSSGGVARLAAITEEGLERRVVLGHQLPKFSNT is encoded by the exons ACAACCATAATGGCAGTGGAGTTTGATGGAGGGGTTGTGATTGGTGCTGACTCCCGAACAACAACAGG CGCTTACATTGCCAATCGAGTTACTGACAAGTTGACTCCCATTCACGATCACATCTTCTGCTGCCGCTCTGGGTCTGCAGCTGACACACAGGCTGTTGCTGATGCAGTCACCTACCAGCTGGGCTTTCACAG TATTGAGCTGGATGAGCCTCCACTTGTGCAAACGGCAGCCAACCTCTTCCAGCAGATGTgctacagatacagagaggagctGATGGCTGGCATCATTGTGGCTGGCTGGGACAAAAGAAGGGGTGGACAG gTGTACACAGTCCCAATGGGAGGGATGATAGTGAGGCAACCAGTGTCAGTAGGGGGTTCTGGTAGCTCCTACATCTATGGCTTCATGGATTCTAACTACAAGCCTGGAATGACCAAGGAAGAGTGCCTTCACTTCTGTACCCAGG CCCTGGCGCTTGCCATGGAGCGGGATGGTTCTAGTGGAGGAGTGGCCCGTCTGGCAGCCATCACAGAGGAGGGCCTGGAGAGACGGGTTGTTTTGGGACACCAGCTGCCCAAATTCTCCAACACCTAG
- the LOC115135586 gene encoding proteasome subunit beta type-6-like isoform X1 yields the protein MAAYMSAGRSENAFSTHDFVPEWAQEEVSTGTTIMAVEFDGGVVIGADSRTTTGAYIANRVTDKLTPIHDHIFCCRSGSAADTQAVADAVTYQLGFHSIELDEPPLVQTAANLFQQMCYRYREELMAGIIVAGWDKRRGGQVYTVPMGGMIVRQPVSVGGSGSSYIYGFMDSNYKPGMTKEECLHFCTQALALAMERDGSSGGVARLAAITEEGLERRVVLGHQLPKFSNT from the exons ATGGCTGCGTACATGTCAGCGGGCCGTTCAGAAAATGCTTTTAGTACACATGATTTTGTACCAGAATGGGCACAAGAAGAAGTTAGCACTGGG ACAACCATAATGGCAGTGGAGTTTGATGGAGGGGTTGTGATTGGTGCTGACTCCCGAACAACAACAGG CGCTTACATTGCCAATCGAGTTACTGACAAGTTGACTCCCATTCACGATCACATCTTCTGCTGCCGCTCTGGGTCTGCAGCTGACACACAGGCTGTTGCTGATGCAGTCACCTACCAGCTGGGCTTTCACAG TATTGAGCTGGATGAGCCTCCACTTGTGCAAACGGCAGCCAACCTCTTCCAGCAGATGTgctacagatacagagaggagctGATGGCTGGCATCATTGTGGCTGGCTGGGACAAAAGAAGGGGTGGACAG gTGTACACAGTCCCAATGGGAGGGATGATAGTGAGGCAACCAGTGTCAGTAGGGGGTTCTGGTAGCTCCTACATCTATGGCTTCATGGATTCTAACTACAAGCCTGGAATGACCAAGGAAGAGTGCCTTCACTTCTGTACCCAGG CCCTGGCGCTTGCCATGGAGCGGGATGGTTCTAGTGGAGGAGTGGCCCGTCTGGCAGCCATCACAGAGGAGGGCCTGGAGAGACGGGTTGTTTTGGGACACCAGCTGCCCAAATTCTCCAACACCTAG